A single window of Streptomyces griseoviridis DNA harbors:
- a CDS encoding nucleotidyltransferase family protein has translation MHAVILAGGKGVRLRPYTTALPKPLVPIGDQHAILEIVLRQLSTAGFTSCTLAIGHLGEIIRAYVGDGSQWGLAVDYATEESPLGTMGPLLNLRHRLPDTFLVMNGDVLTDLDYADVLSRHRSSGAPLTIATYARKVHIDFGVLTTTDSKVVAFTEKPSVDYRVSMGVYGLSRATLEAYTPGLPLGFDELVLDLLAAQTPPHAYDFDGYWLDIGRPDDYDRANAEFTTRKSLLLKGA, from the coding sequence ATGCACGCAGTCATCCTGGCCGGAGGCAAGGGCGTCCGGCTGCGGCCGTACACCACCGCGCTGCCCAAGCCGCTCGTCCCCATCGGCGACCAGCACGCCATCCTGGAGATCGTGCTGCGCCAGCTCTCCACCGCCGGCTTCACCAGCTGCACCCTGGCCATCGGGCACCTCGGCGAGATCATCCGCGCCTACGTCGGCGACGGCTCCCAGTGGGGCCTGGCCGTCGACTACGCCACCGAGGAGAGCCCGCTGGGCACCATGGGCCCGCTGCTCAACCTGCGCCACCGACTCCCCGACACCTTCCTGGTGATGAACGGCGACGTCCTCACCGACCTCGACTACGCCGACGTCCTGAGCCGGCACAGATCAAGCGGCGCCCCGCTCACCATCGCCACCTACGCCCGCAAGGTGCACATCGACTTCGGGGTGCTGACCACCACCGACAGCAAGGTCGTCGCGTTCACCGAGAAACCCAGCGTCGACTACCGCGTCTCGATGGGCGTCTACGGCCTCTCCCGCGCCACCCTGGAGGCGTACACACCCGGACTGCCCCTGGGCTTCGACGAGCTGGTCCTCGACCTGCTCGCCGCCCAGACCCCTCCGCACGCCTACGACTTCGACGGATACTGGCTCGACATCGGACGCCCCGACGACTACGACCGGGCCAACGCCGAGTTCACCACCCGCAAGTCGCTTCTGCTCAAGGGAGCCTGA
- a CDS encoding NAD-dependent epimerase/dehydratase family protein, translating to MRILVLGSTGYLGGHVVERLRALTGAQVLGGGRSADADHRVDLATARPEQLAKTLASAAPDTVVNCAGATGGDPVTLAEVNARGPAVLCAALRDAAPAARLVHLGSAAEYGPGVPGTPDTETAPTSPVGPYGATKLAGTAAVTASGLDAVVLRIGNPVGPGAPAGGLPGRVAALLRAAGRDPRAVLRLGDLSAHRDFVDVRDVARAVERAATAPGPLPPVLNIGGGAAVPVREMVHGLARHAGFPGRIEESADGPDGPAGLAGSARSARVSWQCSDITAAADALGWRPEHTLDDALAALWEGGGTP from the coding sequence ATGCGCATTCTCGTCCTGGGGTCCACCGGCTACCTGGGCGGCCATGTCGTCGAGCGACTGCGCGCCCTGACCGGCGCGCAGGTGCTCGGCGGCGGCCGCTCGGCCGACGCCGACCACCGCGTCGACCTCGCCACCGCGCGCCCGGAACAGCTGGCGAAGACCCTGGCCTCGGCCGCGCCCGACACCGTCGTCAACTGCGCGGGCGCGACCGGCGGCGACCCCGTCACCCTCGCCGAGGTCAACGCGCGCGGCCCCGCCGTGCTCTGCGCGGCCCTGCGCGACGCCGCCCCGGCCGCCCGCCTGGTCCACCTGGGCTCGGCCGCCGAGTACGGCCCCGGTGTCCCCGGCACCCCGGACACCGAGACGGCGCCCACCAGCCCGGTGGGCCCGTACGGCGCGACCAAGCTCGCGGGCACGGCCGCGGTCACCGCGTCCGGCCTCGACGCGGTGGTGCTGCGGATCGGCAACCCGGTCGGCCCCGGCGCACCGGCCGGCGGACTGCCCGGCCGGGTCGCCGCCCTGCTGCGCGCGGCGGGCCGCGACCCCCGGGCGGTGCTGCGCCTCGGCGACCTCTCCGCCCACCGCGACTTCGTCGACGTCCGGGACGTGGCCCGCGCGGTGGAACGCGCGGCCACCGCCCCGGGACCGCTGCCGCCCGTCCTCAACATCGGGGGCGGCGCCGCGGTGCCGGTGCGGGAGATGGTGCACGGCCTGGCCCGGCACGCCGGCTTCCCCGGCCGGATCGAGGAGTCCGCCGACGGCCCGGACGGCCCGGCCGGCTTGGCCGGCTCGGCCCGTTCGGCACGGGTGTCCTGGCAGTGCTCCGACATCACCGCCGCGGCCGACGCCCTCGGCTGGCGCCCCGAACACACCCTCGACGATGCGCTGGCCGCCCTCTGGGAAGGCGGCGGCACCCCGTGA
- a CDS encoding spherulation-specific family 4 protein, with amino-acid sequence MSLLVPLYVHPAEDPGAWHRLISAATLTYGVVLNPANGPGERPDPAFTAAAGALRAAGARLLGYVDTDYGMRAGADIAEDLRRHREWYGADGCFLDRVTATPEALPACRRLVRAVRRSGTGTVVLNPGVHPAAGYARLADLTVTFEGHWSTYVSAFSRPAWTARQPPERLCHLVYGVPEALVPLAVRTAHERGAAVCGPVTGEPPNPWAELTPALTGAPR; translated from the coding sequence GTGAGCCTGCTGGTCCCGCTCTACGTCCACCCCGCCGAGGACCCCGGCGCCTGGCACCGGCTGATCTCCGCCGCGACCCTCACCTACGGCGTCGTCCTCAACCCCGCGAACGGACCCGGCGAGCGGCCCGACCCCGCGTTCACCGCCGCGGCCGGGGCGCTGCGGGCGGCCGGCGCCCGGCTGCTCGGCTACGTCGACACCGACTACGGCATGCGCGCGGGCGCCGACATCGCCGAGGACCTGCGCAGACACCGGGAGTGGTACGGGGCCGACGGCTGTTTCCTGGACCGGGTGACCGCCACCCCGGAGGCGCTGCCCGCCTGCCGCCGGCTGGTGCGCGCCGTGCGCCGGTCGGGCACCGGGACCGTTGTCCTGAACCCCGGGGTCCACCCGGCGGCCGGCTACGCCCGCCTCGCCGACCTGACCGTCACCTTCGAGGGCCATTGGTCCACGTACGTCTCCGCGTTCAGCCGGCCCGCCTGGACCGCGCGGCAGCCGCCCGAGCGGCTGTGCCACCTCGTCTACGGGGTGCCCGAGGCGCTCGTCCCGCTCGCGGTGCGCACCGCGCACGAGCGGGGCGCGGCCGTCTGCGGCCCCGTCACCGGTGAACCCCCCAACCCCTGGGCCGAGTTGACGCCCGCCCTGACGGGAGCGCCACGATGA
- a CDS encoding endo alpha-1,4 polygalactosaminidase, with protein sequence MRKTAPLTAPLIALLLAAAFLAGCARTGERAAPRPADGLWRPGPGLAWQWQLDGKVTPSADVPVYDIDGFENTAADVARLHRDGRKVICYINVGAWEKFRPDQADFPASVLGRTNGWAGERWLDIRRLDVLRPLMAARFDMCRDKGFDAVEPDLVEGYGNDTGFPLTAADQLRFNRMIADLAHRRGLSVGLKNDLPQIPQLLAHFDFAVNEECAQYGECARLAPFIEAGKAVFHVEYKEKPAAFCAESRRLGLSSMQKRLDLDVWRKPC encoded by the coding sequence ATGAGGAAGACCGCACCACTGACCGCCCCGCTGATCGCCCTGCTGCTCGCCGCCGCCTTCCTCGCCGGATGCGCGCGGACCGGGGAGCGGGCGGCGCCCCGCCCGGCCGACGGGCTGTGGAGACCCGGGCCCGGCCTGGCCTGGCAGTGGCAACTGGACGGAAAGGTCACGCCGTCCGCGGACGTGCCCGTCTACGACATCGACGGTTTCGAGAACACGGCGGCCGACGTCGCCCGGCTGCACCGCGACGGCCGCAAGGTCATCTGCTACATCAATGTCGGCGCCTGGGAGAAGTTCCGCCCCGACCAGGCCGACTTCCCCGCCTCCGTGCTCGGCCGGACCAACGGCTGGGCGGGCGAGCGCTGGCTCGACATCCGCAGGCTCGACGTCCTGCGGCCCCTGATGGCGGCCCGCTTCGACATGTGCCGCGACAAGGGCTTCGACGCCGTCGAACCCGACCTCGTCGAGGGGTACGGCAACGACACCGGCTTCCCGCTGACCGCCGCCGACCAGCTCAGGTTCAACCGGATGATCGCGGACCTCGCCCACCGGCGGGGACTCTCCGTCGGCCTGAAGAACGACCTCCCGCAGATCCCCCAACTCCTCGCGCACTTCGACTTCGCGGTCAACGAGGAGTGCGCCCAGTACGGCGAGTGCGCGCGGCTCGCCCCGTTCATCGAGGCGGGCAAGGCGGTGTTCCACGTGGAGTACAAGGAGAAGCCCGCCGCGTTCTGCGCCGAGTCCCGCAGGCTCGGCCTCTCCTCGATGCAGAAGAGGCTGGACCTAGACGTCTGGCGCAAGCCCTGCTGA
- a CDS encoding CU044_2847 family protein, with protein sequence MGELLRFDLEDGGSVVARMDPFDGGVVDATGVSDVLARATGSFESALEGVRGAAAATLRRMSELPQRPDEITVEFGIQLDAEVGAVLARTGAQGHLQVQVTWRRSADPDAPSAGLAPDV encoded by the coding sequence GTGGGCGAGTTGCTGCGGTTCGATCTCGAGGACGGGGGGTCCGTGGTGGCGCGGATGGACCCCTTCGACGGCGGTGTGGTGGACGCGACCGGTGTGTCGGACGTGCTGGCGCGGGCGACGGGTTCCTTCGAGTCGGCGTTGGAGGGTGTGCGCGGGGCCGCGGCGGCGACCCTGCGCCGGATGAGCGAACTGCCGCAGCGGCCCGACGAGATCACCGTGGAGTTCGGCATCCAGCTGGACGCGGAGGTCGGCGCGGTCCTGGCCCGCACCGGCGCGCAGGGCCACCTCCAGGTGCAGGTGACCTGGCGCCGGTCGGCCGATCCTGACGCGCCGTCAGCAGGGCTTGCGCCAGACGTCTAG
- a CDS encoding HEXXH motif domain-containing protein yields MTEPHADTRTVLGRHRTPASDLDDLAAGRVTPGAARRIWAVERSRRLLMLRAVTDLARRRVPAGPLPPDSAMDLLLRVDRVRPDIVAELLEHPGTGVWAVRTLERLNSAERLPAPVPPLWAEVGYLHCLAAAGALRSGIGGTIRLPVHDTLVTLPTLGRVRLPRTPPPGPPALVTLRVPAPGTGPALLLTGDRPLALPADLRRPRGPWEPLHRIAWSPRPQDPPFTLEDADPYRGFRAGPTATAAPALTGPETRGWHLLLRAAGDLLHTRHPRAAGMLAETLRVLVPLPTAPRFRTASASYNEAVGSALLSLPRTAQDLAVTLVHEARHSVLNGLLHQLALIEGEEPLLYAPWRGDPRPLSGLLHGAYAFAGVADFWRVERHALRERAAELAHFEFAVWRTAVSETLAVLLTAPGLTDVGRLFVTRLTAEAATWDQEPVPARPAALARAELADLRAVWRVRHLRPDPALADALAAARRGGADPRTAPTVRSLTRPDPGAVVPDPRGELRRLLLADPDALDRQARAAGSAVGPGAPVAADLLLLRGAAAEAVDAYRTLLAEHPEAVSAWAGLGLALRETGVRTASAALLERPEVVRALHARTAPGGDPVETADWVGRTPRAPEQV; encoded by the coding sequence ATGACCGAGCCGCATGCGGACACCCGAACCGTGCTGGGCCGCCATCGCACGCCCGCGTCCGACCTGGACGACCTCGCCGCGGGCCGCGTCACGCCCGGCGCCGCCCGCCGGATCTGGGCCGTGGAGCGCAGCCGCCGGCTGCTGATGCTGCGCGCGGTGACGGATCTCGCCCGCCGCCGCGTGCCCGCGGGTCCGCTGCCGCCCGACTCCGCGATGGACCTGCTGCTGCGCGTGGACCGGGTCCGCCCCGACATCGTCGCCGAGCTGCTCGAACATCCCGGCACGGGCGTCTGGGCCGTCCGCACCCTGGAGCGGCTGAACTCCGCCGAGCGGCTCCCCGCGCCGGTGCCGCCGCTGTGGGCCGAGGTCGGGTACCTGCACTGCCTCGCCGCCGCCGGGGCGCTGCGCTCCGGCATCGGAGGAACGATTCGCTTACCGGTGCACGACACCCTGGTGACGCTGCCCACCCTGGGCCGCGTCCGCCTCCCCCGCACCCCGCCGCCAGGGCCGCCCGCCCTCGTCACCCTCCGCGTCCCGGCCCCCGGCACGGGCCCCGCGCTGCTGCTCACCGGTGACCGGCCGCTGGCCCTCCCCGCCGACCTGCGCCGCCCGCGCGGCCCGTGGGAGCCGCTGCACCGCATCGCCTGGAGCCCCCGCCCGCAGGACCCGCCGTTCACCCTGGAGGACGCCGACCCCTACCGCGGCTTCAGGGCGGGGCCCACGGCGACGGCCGCCCCCGCCCTGACCGGCCCCGAGACGCGCGGCTGGCACCTGCTGCTGCGCGCCGCGGGCGACCTCCTGCACACCCGCCACCCCCGGGCGGCCGGAATGCTCGCCGAGACGCTGCGGGTGCTGGTGCCGCTGCCCACCGCGCCCCGCTTCCGCACCGCGAGCGCCTCCTACAACGAGGCCGTCGGCAGCGCCCTGCTCTCGCTGCCACGCACCGCGCAGGACCTCGCGGTCACCCTGGTGCACGAGGCCAGGCACTCCGTGCTCAACGGCCTGCTCCACCAACTCGCCCTGATCGAGGGCGAGGAGCCGCTGCTGTACGCGCCGTGGCGCGGCGACCCGCGCCCGCTGTCCGGCCTGCTGCACGGCGCCTACGCGTTCGCGGGCGTCGCCGACTTCTGGCGCGTCGAGCGGCACGCACTGCGCGAACGGGCCGCGGAGCTCGCCCACTTCGAGTTCGCGGTGTGGCGGACGGCGGTCTCCGAGACCCTCGCCGTCCTGCTGACCGCGCCCGGACTGACCGACGTCGGACGGCTGTTCGTGACCCGCCTCACGGCGGAGGCCGCGACCTGGGACCAGGAGCCGGTGCCCGCCCGCCCCGCGGCCCTCGCCCGCGCCGAACTCGCCGACCTGCGCGCGGTGTGGCGGGTCAGGCATCTGCGGCCCGACCCCGCCCTGGCCGACGCCCTGGCCGCCGCCCGGCGCGGCGGCGCCGACCCGCGCACCGCCCCGACGGTCCGCTCCCTGACCCGGCCCGACCCGGGCGCCGTCGTCCCCGACCCGCGCGGCGAACTGCGCAGGCTGCTGCTGGCCGACCCCGACGCCCTGGACCGGCAGGCCAGGGCCGCCGGGTCCGCCGTCGGGCCCGGGGCGCCGGTCGCCGCGGACCTCCTGCTGCTGCGCGGCGCGGCCGCGGAGGCGGTCGACGCCTACCGGACGCTGCTCGCCGAGCACCCCGAGGCGGTGTCGGCGTGGGCCGGGCTCGGCCTCGCCCTGCGCGAGACGGGCGTCCGCACCGCGTCAGCCGCCCTCCTGGAGCGCCCGGAAGTGGTCAGGGCGCTGCACGCGCGGACGGCGCCCGGGGGAGACCCGGTGGAGACCGCCGACTGGGTCGGCAGGACCCCACGGGCACCCGAGCAGGTCTGA
- the fxsT gene encoding FxSxx-COOH system tetratricopeptide repeat protein, translating to MTLPPSRRGRASNGSAPAVASRGEVCARLTAHAAGEVVWLAAQIDRRTRAARTARPSTADGSDTADGTGSVDGTGTALDAAAEPPAVELPPEAAVSGPEPGGGQEVVGAPAPVGPPAPVPARVALDAVARPLWSRAAARPALEASRPIERALRPLRLRLPSARVRLLDEEATAESRAEQGSWLPCFRPAPERWLSLTLVVDSGLSMGLWTRMVRQFEAVLLGSGAFRDVRVCRWADGTGRGRRGGVPGRSDRQLVLVLTDMYAHHWRDGSAHHRLARWAATMPTAVVSTLPEHLWARLPTVPLRTRLRSPGPAAANARWWHRPDDFALPGFPEERQPPWLAVPVVELTPDGVGQWARLVRHERPAEFTMRVLPVSAGGPTLPPRPPSPPQPLSAADHARRLRAQLSPTAYHLAQLGAAIPLNLTILQLLRHTLLPEARPWHLAELLVSGLLLPSPGDPDAPEVPGPARVDLEFATAGLRQELLAEGTRGETARAVRVAFDHLANTVPGATGGALRQVRDLVTDPGGAARLPLDGVRSWLTPVLPALTALDGRHTAAATLLHRRLRYGEEAVPPPAPVETQRHNSDTQGEDFSAPTPDLPFGETPTRPPVEGEAGAPEDDGGNVSVTGVRSDAATTRGDGTRKPPPVWGHVPPRNRAFTGREQLLEDLHRRLQEGTTAVLPEALQGMGGVGKSQLAVEYVYRHLHEYQVVWWIPAEQSQQIRQVLVELARRLGLDVGTGEANTAVPAVIEALRVGEPYKNWLLVFDNAEVPEAVREFFPTNGPGRILVTSRNAQWATAARPLEVDVFAREESRELLQLRAPNLDDDTANRLAETLGDLPLGIEQAAVWLSETGMPADEYLRLFERQAADLMVSDPPPDYPLSVAAAWNVSLDRLQKNHPAALQLLQVCAFFAPEPISRRLLTGVRDAPVPPELAAALSDPIRLGRAIREINRYALARINHTTNTIQLHRLVQRVLINQMPDSLKEQMRNGAHRLLAKGDPGAPSDSGQWQQYGELLPHVLSSRAVESTDPWVRQLVLNEIQYMFTWGDHQGSLDLAKQAYETWHAVDGERAEPVLMAAKLYTDALRILGHYRVAYELDQRTLELMTETLGPEHEMTLEITGMLAWDLRMRGDFTAASELDRQCFDACRRLFGPNDLSTLIVAHRVALNLRLTGDFREALELDRDTHRRKVEELGENALSTLGTLAGVVRDRQEAGEYMGARDQQQDVVGRYEYNYGSKNPTTVSGYRGLAVAERRAGRHAEAIELSAKALRMFRNRYGDNYPDTLAALLAHSVDVRHSGDLPRALELSAQGCAGYQRLFGAAHPHTLGAQVNHAVCLRLLGRGEEARQLNDRLLAGLSDAVGEDHPNTLACATNLAADLYELGEVQASVELSTATLERSRRRLGEDHPASLAASVNLAAGLRLLGRAEEADALHADTVARYTRTLGADHPATAAAAAHRVANCDIDPMPL from the coding sequence ATGACCTTGCCGCCCTCCCGCCGCGGCAGGGCGAGCAACGGCAGCGCGCCGGCTGTCGCCTCGCGCGGGGAGGTGTGCGCGCGGCTGACCGCGCACGCCGCGGGCGAGGTGGTCTGGCTGGCCGCCCAGATCGACCGACGGACCCGCGCCGCGCGCACGGCGCGTCCGTCCACCGCCGACGGCAGCGACACCGCTGACGGCACGGGCAGCGTCGACGGCACGGGCACCGCCCTCGACGCCGCCGCCGAGCCGCCCGCCGTCGAACTCCCGCCCGAGGCGGCGGTGTCCGGGCCTGAGCCCGGAGGTGGGCAGGAGGTCGTCGGGGCGCCGGCGCCGGTCGGGCCGCCCGCCCCGGTGCCCGCGCGGGTCGCGCTCGACGCCGTCGCGCGCCCCCTGTGGTCCAGGGCGGCCGCCCGTCCCGCGCTGGAGGCGTCCCGGCCGATCGAGCGGGCGCTGCGTCCGCTGCGGCTGCGGCTGCCGTCGGCGCGCGTTCGGCTGCTGGACGAGGAGGCGACCGCCGAGTCCCGCGCGGAGCAGGGCAGTTGGCTGCCGTGCTTCAGGCCGGCGCCGGAGCGCTGGCTGTCCCTGACGCTGGTCGTCGACAGCGGCCTCTCGATGGGCCTGTGGACGCGGATGGTGCGGCAGTTCGAGGCGGTGCTGCTCGGCTCGGGCGCCTTCCGTGACGTCCGGGTATGCCGCTGGGCCGACGGGACCGGCCGGGGTCGGCGCGGCGGCGTCCCGGGCCGGTCCGACCGGCAACTGGTGCTGGTCCTCACCGACATGTACGCGCACCACTGGCGGGACGGCAGCGCCCACCACCGGCTCGCCCGCTGGGCCGCGACGATGCCCACGGCCGTCGTCAGCACGCTTCCCGAGCATCTGTGGGCGCGGCTGCCCACGGTGCCGTTGCGCACCCGGCTGCGCAGTCCAGGACCGGCCGCCGCCAACGCCCGCTGGTGGCACCGTCCGGACGACTTCGCGCTGCCCGGGTTCCCCGAGGAGCGGCAGCCGCCGTGGCTCGCCGTACCGGTGGTCGAGCTGACGCCCGACGGGGTGGGGCAGTGGGCGCGGCTGGTACGGCACGAGCGGCCCGCGGAGTTCACGATGCGGGTGCTGCCGGTGTCCGCCGGTGGCCCGACGCTGCCGCCCCGGCCGCCGTCCCCGCCGCAGCCGCTGTCGGCGGCCGACCACGCCCGTCGACTGCGGGCCCAACTGAGCCCCACCGCCTATCACTTGGCGCAGCTCGGTGCCGCCATCCCGCTCAACCTGACCATCCTCCAGCTGCTGCGGCACACCCTGCTCCCCGAGGCCAGGCCGTGGCATCTGGCCGAGTTGCTGGTGAGCGGGCTGCTGCTGCCCTCCCCCGGCGATCCGGACGCCCCCGAGGTGCCGGGCCCCGCCCGGGTCGACCTGGAGTTCGCGACGGCGGGGCTGCGGCAGGAGCTGCTGGCCGAGGGCACCCGCGGTGAGACCGCGCGGGCTGTGCGGGTGGCCTTCGACCACCTGGCGAACACGGTTCCGGGTGCCACCGGGGGCGCGCTGCGCCAGGTACGCGACCTCGTCACCGATCCGGGCGGTGCCGCGCGGCTCCCGCTGGACGGCGTCCGGAGCTGGCTGACCCCGGTGCTGCCCGCGCTGACCGCGCTGGACGGGCGGCACACCGCCGCCGCGACCCTGCTGCACCGGCGGCTGCGGTACGGGGAGGAAGCGGTACCGCCGCCCGCGCCGGTGGAGACTCAGCGTCACAACAGTGATACACAGGGCGAAGATTTCAGCGCTCCGACCCCCGACCTCCCCTTCGGCGAGACCCCGACTCGCCCGCCGGTGGAGGGCGAGGCAGGAGCACCCGAGGACGATGGAGGGAACGTGTCCGTGACGGGCGTGCGGTCCGATGCCGCGACGACAAGGGGCGACGGGACACGGAAACCGCCGCCCGTCTGGGGCCATGTGCCCCCACGGAACCGCGCCTTCACCGGACGCGAACAGTTGCTCGAAGACCTGCACAGGCGGCTCCAGGAAGGCACCACCGCCGTCCTGCCCGAGGCCCTCCAGGGCATGGGCGGGGTCGGCAAGTCCCAGCTCGCGGTCGAGTACGTGTACCGCCATCTGCACGAGTACCAGGTGGTCTGGTGGATCCCCGCCGAGCAGTCCCAGCAGATCCGGCAGGTGCTGGTGGAGCTGGCCAGGCGGCTGGGCCTCGACGTCGGCACCGGCGAGGCCAACACCGCCGTCCCCGCCGTCATCGAGGCGCTGCGGGTGGGTGAGCCGTACAAGAACTGGCTCCTCGTCTTCGACAACGCGGAGGTCCCCGAAGCCGTTCGCGAGTTCTTCCCCACCAACGGCCCAGGACGCATTCTCGTGACTTCCCGCAATGCCCAGTGGGCGACCGCCGCCCGCCCGCTCGAGGTCGATGTGTTCGCCCGCGAGGAGAGCCGCGAACTGCTCCAGCTGCGCGCCCCCAACCTCGACGACGACACCGCGAACCGGCTGGCGGAGACCCTCGGCGACCTGCCGCTCGGCATCGAGCAGGCCGCGGTCTGGCTCTCCGAGACCGGCATGCCGGCCGACGAGTACCTGCGCCTGTTCGAACGGCAGGCGGCCGACCTGATGGTCAGCGACCCGCCCCCCGACTACCCCCTGTCGGTGGCCGCCGCGTGGAACGTCTCCCTCGACCGGCTCCAGAAGAACCACCCCGCGGCCCTCCAACTCCTCCAGGTGTGCGCCTTCTTCGCGCCCGAGCCGATCTCCAGGCGGCTGCTGACCGGCGTCCGCGACGCCCCGGTGCCGCCCGAACTCGCCGCCGCGCTGAGCGACCCGATCCGGCTCGGCCGGGCCATCCGGGAGATCAACCGGTACGCGCTCGCCCGGATCAACCACACCACCAACACGATCCAGTTGCACCGGCTGGTGCAGCGGGTGCTGATCAACCAGATGCCGGACAGCCTCAAGGAGCAGATGCGCAACGGCGCCCACCGGCTGCTCGCCAAGGGCGACCCGGGCGCTCCCTCCGACTCCGGCCAGTGGCAGCAGTACGGCGAGCTGCTGCCGCACGTCCTCAGCAGTCGCGCGGTGGAGTCCACCGACCCGTGGGTGCGCCAACTCGTCCTGAACGAGATCCAGTACATGTTCACCTGGGGCGACCACCAGGGCTCCCTCGACCTCGCCAAGCAGGCGTACGAGACCTGGCACGCGGTCGACGGCGAGCGGGCCGAGCCGGTCCTGATGGCGGCGAAGCTCTACACCGACGCGCTGCGCATCCTCGGCCACTACCGGGTCGCCTACGAGCTGGACCAGCGCACCCTGGAGCTGATGACGGAGACTCTCGGGCCCGAGCACGAGATGACCCTGGAGATCACCGGGATGCTCGCCTGGGACCTGCGGATGCGCGGTGACTTCACGGCCGCCTCCGAACTGGACCGGCAGTGCTTCGACGCGTGCCGGCGGCTGTTCGGGCCCAACGACCTGTCCACCCTGATCGTGGCCCACCGGGTGGCGCTGAACCTCCGGCTCACCGGCGACTTCCGCGAGGCGCTCGAACTGGACCGGGACACCCACCGCCGCAAGGTGGAGGAGCTCGGCGAGAACGCCCTGTCGACCCTCGGCACCCTCGCGGGCGTCGTCCGCGACCGGCAGGAGGCGGGCGAGTACATGGGGGCGCGCGACCAGCAGCAGGACGTGGTGGGGCGCTACGAGTACAACTACGGCTCCAAGAACCCGACGACGGTCTCCGGGTACCGCGGCCTCGCGGTGGCGGAGCGGCGGGCGGGCCGGCACGCGGAGGCCATCGAGCTGTCCGCGAAGGCCCTGCGGATGTTCCGCAACCGCTACGGCGACAACTACCCCGACACCCTGGCCGCGTTGCTGGCCCACTCCGTCGACGTCCGGCACAGCGGCGACCTGCCGCGTGCGCTGGAGCTGAGCGCGCAGGGCTGCGCGGGATACCAGCGGCTGTTCGGCGCCGCCCACCCGCACACCCTGGGCGCGCAGGTCAATCACGCGGTCTGCCTGCGGCTGCTCGGGCGCGGCGAGGAGGCGCGGCAGCTCAACGACCGGCTGCTCGCGGGCCTTTCCGACGCGGTCGGCGAGGACCACCCCAACACCCTGGCCTGCGCGACGAATCTGGCGGCCGACCTGTACGAACTGGGCGAGGTGCAGGCGTCGGTCGAGCTGAGCACCGCCACCCTGGAGCGCAGCCGCCGCCGGCTGGGCGAGGACCACCCGGCCTCCCTGGCCGCGTCCGTGAACCTCGCGGCGGGGCTGCGGCTGCTGGGCCGCGCCGAGGAGGCCGACGCCCTGCACGCGGACACGGTCGCCCGGTACACCCGCACGCTCGGCGCCGACCACCCGGCGACGGCGGCTGCCGCGGCGCACCGGGTGGCGAACTGCGACATCGACCCGATGCCGTTGTAG
- a CDS encoding AAA family ATPase, producing the protein MSGESRQPRVAEGASCPTGRADDWWIYRGTGEPDGDGRLIEQLPPPPPWRDFDGAPLASGPVPRDDAEIRRRLGAPGAGVRASSAEETDLVNAALFLRRPLLVTGPPGVGKSSLAHRVSRELGLGRVLRWTITSKSTLKEGLYGYDAIGRVQEASARDALGVPGPPEGPGPGADGSSLGDFIQLGPLGTALLPRETPRVLLVDEFDKADTDLANDLLGAFEDGEFRIPELSRVRARLPEVAVHTDDPDDTHVVRHGRVRCRAFPFVVITSNGERSLPPAFLRRCLTLEMPPPDADRLAEMLAAQFTEGDGDERALMIRDFLSRALTGGTLAADQLLNAEYLRLSPGGPGEGALNGLLHALWQRLDEVGSA; encoded by the coding sequence ATGAGCGGCGAATCGCGGCAGCCGCGGGTGGCCGAGGGCGCGTCCTGTCCCACCGGCCGGGCCGACGACTGGTGGATCTACCGGGGTACCGGCGAACCGGACGGAGACGGCCGTCTCATCGAGCAGTTGCCGCCCCCGCCGCCGTGGCGGGACTTCGACGGCGCTCCCCTCGCCTCCGGGCCCGTCCCCCGTGACGACGCGGAGATCCGCCGCCGTCTGGGCGCTCCCGGCGCCGGGGTGCGCGCCTCGTCGGCCGAGGAGACCGACCTGGTCAACGCGGCCCTCTTCCTGCGGCGTCCGCTGCTGGTCACCGGCCCTCCCGGGGTGGGCAAGTCGAGCCTGGCGCACCGGGTCAGCCGTGAACTGGGCCTGGGGCGGGTGCTGCGCTGGACGATCACCAGCAAGTCCACGCTCAAGGAGGGGCTGTACGGCTACGACGCGATCGGCCGGGTGCAGGAGGCGTCCGCCCGTGACGCGCTCGGCGTCCCGGGTCCGCCGGAGGGCCCCGGACCGGGCGCGGACGGCTCGTCCCTCGGTGACTTCATCCAACTGGGCCCGCTGGGAACGGCGTTGCTGCCGAGGGAGACCCCCCGGGTGCTGCTCGTCGACGAGTTCGACAAGGCCGACACCGATCTCGCCAACGATCTGCTGGGCGCCTTCGAGGACGGCGAGTTCCGCATCCCCGAGCTGTCCCGGGTGCGGGCGCGGCTGCCCGAGGTGGCGGTGCACACCGACGACCCGGACGACACCCATGTGGTGCGGCACGGCCGGGTGCGCTGCCGCGCCTTCCCGTTCGTGGTGATCACCAGCAACGGCGAGCGTTCGCTGCCGCCCGCGTTCCTGCGGCGCTGTCTGACGCTGGAGATGCCGCCGCCGGACGCGGACCGGCTGGCGGAGATGCTGGCGGCGCAGTTCACCGAGGGCGACGGCGACGAACGCGCGCTGATGATCCGGGACTTCCTGTCCCGGGCGCTGACCGGCGGCACCCTCGCGGCCGACCAGTTGCTGAACGCCGAGTACCTGCGGCTCTCCCCCGGCGGTCCGGGCGAGGGCGCGCTGAACGGACTCCTGCACGCGCTTTGGCAACGGCTCGACGAAGTTGGTTCTGCATGA